In the Hordeum vulgare subsp. vulgare chromosome 7H, MorexV3_pseudomolecules_assembly, whole genome shotgun sequence genome, one interval contains:
- the LOC123410472 gene encoding uncharacterized protein LOC123410472 produces MDVVSAITNVVQEIVKAAVTARNNKKRCLDLADRAQAIVDLIHNPDGSSTASTTSSGSGRTMTMKEPFLNRLKAVLDEALKLVESQQPGGFVDGGKKLITSTWTADKFVTVDAKITACVTDFGLAEQFAARHRACRANKGTHSAPSPAPERHQQSFLSTPGSSQQHQSSQPATSPLQPRRSSRLLQQNQRFQSEESSTQQQRSSRYTPPPLQQQHRSLGLPSSQQQHQHQSSQPAGPDYHRRSNRPHPSAREIASQFSTGARSPNSTRILSPQPRSTTVAATDHISQLPRLYQQFSTGARSPNYHRAGREHHNSQPAMLLSQLSGTRALQSSQSILPPSQQHQKLKRR; encoded by the coding sequence ATGGACGTGGTGAGCGCGATCACCAACGTGGTGCAGGAGATAGTAAAGGCGGCGGTCACGGCCCGGAACAACAAGAAGAGGTGCCTTGACCTCGCCGACCGCGCACAAGCCATCGTCGACCTCATCCACAATCCCGACGGCTCCTCCACGGCGAGCACGACCAGCAGCGGCAGCGGCCGCACGATGACAATGAAAGAGCCCTTTCTCAACAGGCTGAAGGCCGTGCTCGACGAGGCGCTCAAGCTCGTCGAGTCCCAGCAGCCGGGGGGCTTTGTCGACGGGGGCAAGAAGCTGATCACCAGTACTTGGACGGCCGACAAATTCGTAACTGTTGATGCGAAGATCACCGCCTGCGTCACCGACTTCGGCCTGGCGGAACAGTTCGCCGCTCGCCATCGTGCCTGCCGCGCCAACAAGGGGACTCACTCGGCACCCTCCCCTGCTCCGGAGCGCCACCAGCAGAGCTTCCTGTCCACGCCGGGGTCGTCACAGCAGCACCAGAGCTCGCAGCCGGCGACTTCGCCGTTGCAGCCACGCCGGAGCTCACGACTGTTGCAGCAGAACCAGAGGTTCCAGTCCGAGGAGTCGTCGACCCAGCAGCAACGGAGCTCGCGGTACACGCCACCGCCGTTACAGCAGCAGCACCGAAGCTTAGGGCTACCATCATCGCAGCAGCAGCATCAGCACCAGAGTTCTCAGCCCGCAGGCCCGGACTACCACCGTCGCAGCAACAGACCACATCCCTCAGCTCGCGAGATTGCATCACAATTCAGCACGGGAGCTCGCAGCCCGAACAGCACCAGAATTCTCAGCCCGCAGCCCCGAAGTACCACCGTCGCAGCAACAGACCACATCTCTCAGCTCCCGAGATTGTATCAGCAATTCAGCACGGGAGCTCGCAGCCCAAACTACCACCGCGCGGGGCGGGAGCACCATAACTCCCAGCCGGCGATGCTGCTGTCTCAGCTCAGCGGTACCAGAGCTTTGCAGAGCTCGCAGTCCATCCTACCACCGTCGCAGCAACACCAGAAGCTGAAACGTCGATAA
- the LOC123410792 gene encoding uncharacterized protein LOC123410792, translating into MELVSTILALALKIAKAVETARENKAMCLDLADRARTICNILREDRDSGASMTAGGGDSKARRITRPALERLKAALDDALKLVESHRLSGGIERAVAFFTADAAPKFQLLQTRISDCVNDLKYAKLVAADHRAHDGNTRTAPLKPLLLKPSPLLQPSPLKPSLLKPLPLLQPSSLKPSPLKPPQPAERGEGVESLLKYTTTLSPQPAERGVVAESLLKYATTPPLLKPPQRAERGEVVESLLKYRTPPSLQPAEWGEVAESLLKHTTTQPLKPSPQPAERGEGVESLLKYTTTTPPQPSPQPAERDKVVESLLKYTTTPP; encoded by the coding sequence ATGGAGCTGGTGAGCACGATCCTCGCCCTCGCGCTGAAGATCGCCAAGGCGGTGGAGACGGCCCGAGAGAACAAGGCGATGTGCCTGGACCTCGCCGACCGCGCGCGCACCATCTGCAACATCCTGCGCGAGGACCGCGACTCCGGTGCAAGCATGACCGCTGGCGGCGGAGACAGCAAGGCCCGCCGTATAACGAGGCCCGCGCTGGAGAGGCTGAAGGCCGCCCTCGACGACGCGCTCAAGCTCGTCGAGTCCCATAGGCTGAGCGGCGGCATCGAGCGGGCGGTCGCCTTCTTCACCGCCGATGCGGCCCCGAAGTTCCAGCTCCTCCAGACGAGGATCTCCGACTGCGTCAACGACCTCAAATACGCCAAGCTGGTCGCTGCTGACCACCGTGCTCACGACGGCAACACAAGAACCGCGCCCCTGAAGCCGTTGCTGCTCAAGCCTTCGCCGCTGCTGCAGCCGTCGCCACTGAAGCCGTCGCTGCTCAAGCCGTTGCCGCTGCTGCAGCCGTCGTCCCTGAAGCCGTCGCCCCTGAAGCCGCCACAACCGGCGGAGCGGGGTGAGGGCGTGGAGTCCTTGCTGAAGTACACAACGACGCTGTCGCCACAACCGGCCGAGCGGGGTGTGGTCGCGGAGTCCTTGCTGAAGTACGCAACGACGCCGCCGCTGCTGAAGCCGCCACAACGGGCGGAGCGGGGTGAGGTCGTGGAGTCCTTGCTGAAGTACAGAACGCCGCCGTCGCTACAACCGGCCGAGTGGGGTGAGGTCGCGGAGTCCTTGCTGAAGCACACAACGACGCAGCCGCTAAAGCCGTCGCCACAACCGGCGGAGCGGGGTGAGGGCGTGGAGTCATTGCTGAAGTATACAACGACGACGCCGCCCCAGCCGTCGCCACAACCGGCGGAGCGGGATAAGGTCGTCGAGTCCTTGCTGAAGTACACAACAACGCCGCCGTAG